In the Streptobacillus moniliformis DSM 12112 genome, one interval contains:
- a CDS encoding S8 family serine peptidase produces MNKRVIIPIFFGSSYSAPRIARLAYDIKEKYPFLIYQQVKQVILGTANHSIDGYLDDNVGWGNANREKALKGPSDFNAGLIDEMKYFKGNYDKIFDEKGNRYFYVDIKKDKEYTFENDITSGLKGDGTTRDERIIKIDGTKNKHELNSNKYSYRIPKVLESEKLFYSNVAQAGLRKDGEGKLILTGKQEYSAPSQVLDGTLVLKNDSNSDYTVYEKGTLVIENKINDENKEIKLKNIYTDGKVDIKSNATLENLYGSDKYKIEFIGKNIKIKEFKTTGEYIVRLINGNLDEIPRLEIEKFTEEDRKSLDNLSNPFLKPVVINENKIVSIKFVGTLEDEFKKLSEITDENILKDLPSYDINKKKFFDEYKEDSRNYRSSNNIMKPMSSDIKSLLLNSSNGEVKNIFTDNYASIVGNIIKNEIDNKCNRTNIILNNLEKRNRLFFDTYARTNILNDAKFSPFVDNNVGAIIGYSRKLSNGNTVNLYGIYQYGNVEFKNNGSNKSKSINNLYNLGVNISKKYWIYLRLILIRIYGIAEVMYIMIVTMLIKKQMYYIV; encoded by the coding sequence ATGAACAAGAGGGTTATTATCCCTATTTTTTTTGGTTCATCATATTCAGCACCTAGGATAGCAAGACTTGCTTATGATATTAAAGAAAAATATCCATTTTTAATATATCAACAAGTAAAGCAAGTAATACTTGGGACAGCAAATCACTCTATTGATGGTTATTTAGATGATAATGTAGGTTGGGGTAATGCAAATAGAGAAAAAGCATTAAAAGGACCATCAGATTTTAATGCAGGATTAATAGATGAGATGAAATACTTTAAAGGTAATTATGATAAGATATTTGATGAAAAAGGTAACAGATATTTTTATGTGGATATAAAAAAAGATAAAGAATACACATTTGAAAATGATATAACTAGTGGGTTAAAAGGAGATGGAACTACTAGAGATGAAAGAATAATAAAAATAGATGGAACAAAAAATAAACATGAATTAAATTCAAATAAATATTCATATAGAATACCAAAAGTATTAGAAAGTGAGAAACTATTTTATTCAAATGTAGCACAAGCAGGACTAAGAAAAGATGGAGAAGGTAAATTAATCTTAACAGGAAAGCAAGAATACAGTGCTCCATCACAAGTATTAGATGGAACTCTTGTTTTAAAAAATGATAGTAATTCAGATTATACTGTATATGAAAAAGGAACGTTGGTTATAGAAAATAAAATAAATGATGAAAATAAAGAAATAAAATTAAAGAACATATATACAGATGGAAAGGTTGATATAAAAAGCAATGCTACATTAGAAAATCTTTATGGTAGTGATAAATATAAGATAGAATTTATTGGTAAAAATATAAAAATAAAAGAGTTTAAAACAACGGGAGAATATATAGTAAGATTAATTAATGGTAATCTCGATGAAATACCTAGGTTGGAAATAGAAAAATTTACAGAAGAAGATAGAAAATCTTTAGATAATCTATCAAATCCATTTTTAAAACCAGTAGTAATAAATGAAAATAAGATAGTTAGTATAAAGTTTGTAGGTACATTAGAAGATGAATTTAAAAAATTAAGTGAAATAACGGATGAGAATATATTAAAAGATTTACCTAGTTATGATATAAATAAGAAGAAATTTTTTGATGAATATAAAGAAGATAGTAGAAATTATAGAAGTAGTAATAATATTATGAAACCTATGTCTTCTGATATAAAAAGCTTATTATTAAATTCAAGTAATGGAGAAGTTAAGAATATATTTACAGATAATTATGCAAGTATAGTGGGAAATATCATTAAAAATGAGATAGATAATAAGTGTAATAGGACTAATATAATATTAAATAATCTTGAAAAAAGAAATAGATTATTCTTTGATACTTATGCAAGAACTAATATATTAAATGATGCTAAATTTAGCCCATTTGTAGATAATAATGTTGGAGCTATAATAGGATATTCAAGAAAATTATCAAATGGTAATACTGTAAACCTATATGGAATATATCAATATGGAAATGTAGAATTTAAAAATAATGGAAGTAATAAATCAAAAAGTATAAATAACTTATATAATCTAGGTGTAAATATTAGTAAAAAATATTGGATATATTTGCGTTTGATTTTGATAAGAATATATGGTATAGCAGAAGTGATGTATATAATGATAGTAACGATGCTAATAAAAAAACAAATGTATTACATAGTTTAA
- a CDS encoding LrgB family protein, producing the protein MFFELTKDPLFGMFLTMAAFIFFRMLSVRFKSSILNPTIFSIIFIIVFLNLLEIPYENYYKGSEIFNRMIVPATVALAVPLYKNFHILKRYYKEILLGIGISTLLLLIILGLIMIILNMEEKIIASVLPKSITTAIAIGVSEKINGLPSITVVAVIICGNIGAIFGELIFKWFKIEHPIAQGISLGTTSHAIGTSKAVELGEIQGSMSGLAIIITGIFTVLLAPLVYALLILLKI; encoded by the coding sequence ATGTTTTTTGAATTAACAAAAGATCCTTTATTTGGTATGTTTCTAACTATGGCTGCCTTTATCTTCTTTAGAATGCTTTCAGTTAGATTTAAATCATCTATTTTAAATCCAACTATTTTTTCAATAATTTTTATTATTGTTTTTCTAAATTTATTAGAAATACCATATGAAAATTACTATAAAGGAAGTGAGATTTTTAATAGAATGATAGTACCAGCAACTGTTGCATTAGCAGTTCCTTTGTACAAGAATTTTCATATACTAAAGAGATACTATAAAGAAATATTACTTGGTATAGGAATAAGTACTTTACTTTTATTAATTATACTTGGATTAATAATGATAATATTAAATATGGAAGAAAAGATAATAGCATCAGTACTTCCAAAATCAATTACAACTGCAATTGCAATAGGAGTTAGTGAAAAAATAAATGGATTACCTTCAATTACTGTAGTAGCAGTAATAATATGTGGGAATATAGGGGCAATATTTGGGGAACTTATTTTTAAATGGTTTAAAATAGAACATCCCATTGCTCAGGGGATCTCACTTGGAACAACATCACATGCAATAGGAACAAGTAAGGCAGTTGAATTAGGAGAAATACAAGGCTCTATGTCAGGACTTGCAATAATAATTACAGGGATCTTTACAGTACTTTTAGCACCATTAGTTTATGCCTTATTAATATTATTAAAAATATGA
- a CDS encoding recombinase family protein: protein MTEEDKYKWTHRMVLSILRDPVYCGNRGRNKRPTLSFKNRKRLYVSKEKAIIKVI, encoded by the coding sequence TTGACAGAAGAAGATAAGTACAAATGGACACATAGAATGGTTCTTAGTATTTTAAGAGATCCTGTCTATTGTGGAAATAGGGGAAGAAACAAAAGACCTACTCTTTCATTCAAAAATAGAAAAAGGTTATATGTTTCAAAAGAAAAAGCAATAATAAAAGTGATATAA
- a CDS encoding TonB-dependent receptor translates to MKYIINHKNIMCLLLLPLITYSHESNINGDIAFGITSELNSSIPLKLDLLKNMKLRKSLSFKLKEKYLGLGLEVDILGKNISYTDFLGNNDIESLKLKLISDSKYINGEINYYIKNESSDVKNKALEYKVSINPTADNKVSLSLDILGKNKDIIIGLTFRYRNMGTYIDTSVLLNNIKTAYDITDEIKQSDHVKDIDLKNNKSKHSIKIKIEAGHLGENYKLGTSLLLNDRVEVQGDKYRYIKRANHFGIYSEYKDLLEFSNKLDLSIAKNTLDKTENNQNHTYNNISLNTDTYLGLNIPANEKLNVLLGLRHIGMYSWVNTNNSGFVYDMNNILTPRINVIYKPYKNIEFSNNLELPLSIKGRSIYGIRSIYTGEIKYLIDDSFKDVLETKEFPIKFKSSGNIETGIILKKKPTHYLSYKAMADIGFLRGDIKGNNRNIDFSLSLNPLVINFPIKPRVMFIRENSDLSIKFGLEYSKSEEFSSLVGFKKAVRLGNDIIEDELKPNILKVLKYNSYDKYNEIDEKLKEITFNAKLNHIFTPFLNIRKDSDNFKVNIKAESSKITGHDEKSKIEIGDFKDRVAKEYIAWNNQENNGLNWLSFGAIRKYNYFIDVKSDKVTKETKTMVDLDNQKYDFVIFTEYGKDKGFNFNMNLGLSYNEINLKYKKEIDIKTETKSRVVNIVSDIGRLTLTDELINKGSNVELTEGKLLESLKNHVKKNNAKDEFIYSLEYEVFGLLYKQVTEEYLKNKLDYPISIKEEKKEENNVFLSKRINLNLDTYLGYNFNPIDKMIVSVGSKYSMYLRYDLIDKIKKDNKELGYKKILIGNTITPEVKMTYDLINNFSVMVGTGIPIYIENKRFKSIRFNIRTGIEYKW, encoded by the coding sequence ATGAAGTATATTATTAATCATAAAAATATAATGTGTTTATTACTATTACCCCTTATTACTTACTCTCATGAAAGTAATATAAATGGAGATATAGCTTTTGGTATTACTTCAGAACTAAATAGTTCAATTCCTCTTAAATTAGATTTATTAAAAAATATGAAATTAAGAAAGAGTTTATCTTTTAAATTAAAAGAAAAGTATTTAGGTCTTGGACTAGAAGTTGATATCTTAGGTAAAAATATCTCATATACTGATTTTTTAGGAAATAATGATATAGAAAGCTTAAAATTAAAGTTAATTTCTGATAGCAAGTATATTAATGGAGAAATTAACTACTATATCAAAAATGAAAGTAGTGATGTAAAAAATAAAGCTTTGGAATATAAAGTGAGTATCAATCCTACAGCAGATAATAAAGTATCTTTGTCATTAGATATTTTAGGGAAAAATAAGGATATAATTATAGGTCTAACCTTTAGATATAGGAATATGGGGACATATATAGATACATCTGTCTTACTTAATAATATAAAAACAGCATATGATATAACTGATGAAATTAAACAATCTGATCATGTTAAGGATATAGATTTAAAAAACAATAAATCAAAACATTCAATTAAGATAAAAATAGAAGCAGGTCATTTAGGTGAAAATTACAAACTAGGAACATCTTTACTTTTAAATGATAGAGTAGAAGTTCAAGGTGATAAATATAGATATATTAAAAGAGCAAATCATTTTGGTATTTATTCAGAGTATAAGGATTTATTAGAATTTAGTAATAAATTAGATTTAAGTATAGCTAAGAATACTTTAGATAAAACCGAAAATAATCAAAATCATACATATAACAATATTAGTCTAAACACAGATACATACTTAGGTTTAAATATACCAGCAAATGAAAAACTTAATGTATTATTAGGATTAAGACATATAGGAATGTATAGTTGGGTTAATACAAATAATAGCGGATTTGTATATGACATGAATAATATATTAACACCAAGAATTAATGTTATATATAAACCATATAAAAATATAGAGTTTTCAAATAATTTAGAATTGCCATTAAGTATAAAAGGAAGATCTATTTATGGAATAAGAAGTATATATACAGGTGAAATAAAATATCTAATAGATGATAGCTTTAAAGATGTATTAGAAACTAAAGAATTTCCTATTAAATTTAAGAGTTCAGGAAATATTGAAACAGGAATTATACTTAAAAAGAAACCAACCCACTATTTATCATATAAGGCAATGGCAGATATAGGGTTTCTAAGGGGAGATATAAAGGGAAATAATAGGAATATAGACTTTAGCTTATCATTAAATCCATTAGTAATTAATTTTCCTATTAAACCAAGAGTAATGTTTATAAGAGAAAATTCAGATCTTTCTATAAAATTTGGACTTGAATATTCAAAGTCAGAAGAATTTTCAAGCTTAGTAGGATTTAAAAAAGCTGTTAGATTAGGAAATGACATAATTGAAGATGAATTAAAGCCTAATATTTTAAAGGTACTGAAATATAATAGTTATGATAAATATAATGAAATAGATGAAAAACTAAAAGAGATAACATTTAATGCTAAATTAAATCATATATTTACACCTTTTTTAAATATTAGAAAAGATAGTGATAACTTTAAAGTAAATATTAAGGCAGAATCTAGTAAAATAACAGGTCATGATGAAAAAAGTAAAATTGAAATAGGGGATTTTAAGGATAGAGTAGCTAAAGAATATATAGCATGGAATAATCAAGAAAATAATGGTTTGAATTGGCTTTCTTTTGGTGCAATTAGAAAATACAACTATTTCATAGATGTTAAGTCAGATAAGGTAACTAAAGAAACTAAAACTATGGTAGATTTAGATAACCAAAAATATGATTTTGTCATTTTTACAGAATATGGTAAAGATAAAGGATTTAATTTTAACATGAATTTAGGTTTATCATATAACGAGATAAATTTAAAATATAAAAAGGAGATAGATATAAAAACTGAAACAAAATCAAGAGTGGTAAATATTGTTTCAGATATTGGTAGACTTACACTTACTGATGAGTTAATAAATAAGGGGAGTAATGTAGAACTAACAGAAGGAAAATTATTAGAATCATTAAAAAATCATGTGAAAAAAAATAATGCAAAAGATGAGTTCATATATTCTTTAGAATATGAAGTTTTTGGACTGCTATATAAGCAAGTTACTGAAGAATATTTAAAGAATAAACTAGATTATCCTATAAGTATAAAAGAAGAAAAAAAGGAAGAAAATAATGTTTTTTTAAGTAAAAGGATTAATCTAAATTTAGATACGTATTTAGGATATAACTTTAATCCCATTGATAAAATGATAGTTTCAGTTGGAAGTAAGTATTCTATGTATTTAAGATATGACTTAATTGATAAAATTAAAAAAGACAATAAAGAGTTAGGATATAAAAAGATTTTAATTGGAAATACCATAACACCAGAAGTTAAAATGACATATGATTTGATTAATAACTTTAGTGTAATGGTAGGAACAGGGATTCCAATATATATTGAAAATAAGAGGTTTAAATCTATTAGATTCAATATTAGAACAGGTATTGAATATAAATGGTAA
- a CDS encoding ORF6N domain-containing protein, with protein MRNQKVMLDFELAEIYGYTTTRFNEQVKNNSEKFDDDFMFQLTKSEFENLISKKSTSSWGGWS; from the coding sequence ATAAGAAATCAAAAGGTTATGCTTGATTTTGAACTTGCTGAAATTTATGGGTATACAACGACAAGATTTAATGAACAAGTAAAAAATAATTCGGAGAAATTTGATGATGATTTTATGTTCCAGTTGACGAAATCAGAGTTTGAAAACTTGATATCGAAAAAATCGACATCAAGTTGGGGGGGGTGGTCGTAG
- a CDS encoding CidA/LrgA family protein translates to MKIIIELLYILFFSFIGQSLSKIINLPIPGSVIGLILFFLALQFKIVKLESVETTSKFLVDNLAILFIPAGVGIMISFKHIKDIWVSILLICLFTTILSLVVVGKLTQHLISKGDKK, encoded by the coding sequence ATGAAAATAATAATTGAATTGCTATATATATTATTTTTCTCATTTATTGGTCAAAGTTTAAGTAAGATAATAAACTTACCTATACCAGGATCAGTAATTGGATTAATTCTTTTTTTCTTAGCTTTACAATTTAAAATAGTTAAACTTGAAAGTGTTGAAACAACTTCAAAATTTTTAGTTGATAATTTAGCAATACTATTTATACCGGCAGGTGTAGGAATAATGATTAGTTTTAAACATATAAAAGATATATGGGTAAGTATATTATTAATATGCTTATTTACTACAATACTTTCATTAGTAGTTGTTGGGAAACTTACACAACATTTGATATCAAAGGGGGACAAGAAATAA
- a CDS encoding DNA cytosine methyltransferase, with amino-acid sequence MKIISLFSGAGGLDLGFKKAGFDIVAANEFDKTIWETYEKNHKTHLIKGDICNIHSSMFPECDGIIGGPPCQSWSEAGSLKGIEDPRGQLFYQYIRILKEKQPKFFLAENVKGMMSKRHNDAVKNIVSQFEEAGYDVYIHLLNASDYGVPQDRKRVFYIGFRKDLNIKFDKPPKQYGYKVTFKDAIYDLKDTAIPALEKNKTNGDKCKVLNHEYFIGAYSPIFMSRNRVRQWEEQAFTVQASGRQCQLHPQAPKMPKVEKNKNIFVQGKEALYRRLTVRECARIQGFPDDFKFYYTNLDNAYKMIGNAVPVNLAYEIAKAINELFNNI; translated from the coding sequence ATGAAAATTATTTCACTTTTTAGTGGAGCAGGAGGTCTTGATTTAGGATTTAAAAAAGCGGGATTTGATATTGTAGCAGCTAATGAATTTGATAAAACTATATGGGAAACATATGAAAAAAATCATAAGACACATTTAATTAAGGGAGATATATGTAATATACACTCATCAATGTTTCCTGAATGTGATGGAATAATTGGAGGTCCACCTTGTCAGTCTTGGAGTGAAGCAGGTTCTCTTAAGGGAATTGAAGATCCAAGAGGACAACTTTTTTATCAATATATTCGTATATTAAAAGAAAAACAACCAAAGTTTTTCTTAGCTGAAAATGTTAAAGGAATGATGTCAAAAAGACATAATGATGCTGTTAAAAATATTGTTTCACAATTTGAGGAAGCTGGTTATGATGTATATATTCATTTATTAAATGCAAGTGATTATGGAGTTCCTCAAGATAGAAAAAGAGTATTTTATATTGGGTTTAGAAAAGATTTAAATATTAAGTTTGATAAGCCACCTAAACAATATGGATATAAGGTAACATTTAAAGATGCTATTTATGATTTAAAAGATACGGCTATCCCAGCTTTAGAAAAAAATAAGACTAATGGGGATAAATGTAAAGTTCTAAATCATGAATATTTTATTGGAGCATATTCACCAATTTTTATGAGTAGAAATAGAGTTAGACAATGGGAGGAACAAGCGTTTACAGTGCAAGCTTCTGGAAGACAGTGTCAATTACATCCACAAGCACCTAAAATGCCAAAGGTTGAAAAAAATAAGAATATTTTTGTGCAAGGTAAAGAAGCTCTATATAGGAGATTAACTGTTAGAGAATGTGCAAGAATACAAGGCTTTCCTGATGATTTTAAGTTTTATTATACAAATTTAGATAATGCATACAAAATGATAGGGAATGCAGTTCCTGTAAATCTTGCTTATGAAATTGCAAAGGCTATAAATGAGCTGTTTAATAATATTTAG
- a CDS encoding response regulator — translation MKKIALVVDDNPYIRGNIREILEASFFEVFEAKDGIESIDMFLEINPTIVIMDINMPRLNGLEATARIMEINPNANIAICSSMLFIPYYQKLARKAGAKALISKPFTKLELISGLNELLEEMR, via the coding sequence TTGAAGAAAATAGCTTTAGTAGTAGATGATAATCCATACATTAGAGGTAATATTAGAGAGATACTTGAAGCATCTTTTTTTGAGGTATTTGAAGCAAAAGATGGTATAGAAAGTATAGATATGTTTTTAGAAATTAATCCAACTATAGTAATTATGGATATAAATATGCCAAGATTAAATGGACTTGAGGCAACAGCTAGAATTATGGAAATAAATCCCAATGCAAACATTGCTATTTGTTCATCTATGTTATTTATTCCATATTATCAAAAATTAGCTAGAAAAGCAGGAGCTAAAGCTTTAATATCAAAACCATTTACAAAACTTGAATTAATTTCAGGACTTAACGAATTATTAGAAGAGATGAGGTAG